A part of Thiomicrorhabdus sediminis genomic DNA contains:
- a CDS encoding aspartate-semialdehyde dehydrogenase, which yields MTKLYDVAVVGATGAVGETILKVLEERNFPVGNLYPLASSRSAGKKIEFAGKWVEVLDLETFDFSKAQIGLFSPGASISAVYAPKAAEAGCVVIDNTSQFRYEDDIPLVVPEVNPGAVAGYKNRGIIANPNCSTIQMLVALKPIYDAVGIKRINVATYQAVSGSGKEAIEELAKQTANLLNMKPVETEVYPKQIAFNCIPQIDVFMDNGYTKEEMKMVWETKKIMGDDSILVNPTAVRVPVFFGHSEAVHIETDKKITAAEAKALFEKADGVVLVDEHVDGGYPTAVTDAANTNPVYVGRVREDITVENGLDIWVVADNVRKGAATNTVQIAEVLIKDYLK from the coding sequence ATGACTAAGTTATATGATGTAGCCGTTGTTGGTGCAACCGGTGCTGTTGGTGAAACCATCTTAAAAGTTTTGGAAGAGCGCAATTTCCCTGTAGGAAACCTTTATCCATTGGCGAGTAGCCGTTCTGCCGGTAAGAAAATCGAATTCGCAGGTAAATGGGTAGAAGTGTTGGATTTGGAGACCTTTGATTTTTCCAAAGCGCAAATCGGCCTGTTCTCCCCGGGGGCTAGTATTTCTGCGGTTTATGCGCCCAAAGCGGCAGAAGCCGGTTGCGTGGTAATCGACAATACATCTCAGTTCCGTTATGAAGACGATATTCCATTGGTTGTACCAGAGGTTAACCCTGGTGCGGTAGCCGGTTATAAAAACCGCGGTATTATCGCCAACCCTAACTGCTCTACCATTCAGATGTTGGTGGCGTTAAAGCCAATCTATGATGCGGTGGGTATTAAGCGTATTAATGTGGCGACTTATCAAGCGGTTTCGGGTTCTGGAAAAGAGGCGATTGAAGAGCTAGCTAAGCAGACCGCAAATTTATTGAATATGAAACCGGTTGAAACCGAAGTTTATCCTAAGCAGATCGCGTTTAACTGTATTCCACAAATCGATGTGTTTATGGATAACGGTTACACCAAAGAAGAGATGAAAATGGTTTGGGAAACCAAAAAGATTATGGGTGACGACTCTATTCTGGTTAACCCGACTGCGGTACGTGTGCCGGTGTTCTTCGGTCACTCGGAAGCGGTGCATATCGAAACCGATAAGAAAATCACGGCAGCCGAAGCCAAGGCGCTGTTCGAGAAAGCCGATGGCGTTGTCTTGGTAGATGAGCATGTTGATGGTGGCTACCCGACAGCGGTAACAGACGCCGCGAATACCAACCCAGTATATGTCGGTCGTGTACGCGAAGACATTACTGTAGAAAACGGTCTGGATATTTGGGTGGTCGCAGATAACGTACGTAAAGGCGCGGCGACTAATACGGTACAGATTGCAGAAGTGCTGATTAAAGACTACTTGAAATAA
- the truA gene encoding tRNA pseudouridine(38-40) synthase TruA — MEQTEQTIKVALGVEYQGTHYCGWQRQSHCLSVQQELEQALTQIADQPIELFCAGRTDTGVHALGQVVHFETTAQRPLKAWVQGVNTKLPGEIRVAWAQFQEPEFHARFSAVARQYRYVIFNRDVHSAVLHNRVTWEPHRLDEQAMHRAAQALIGEQDFSAFRASSCQASHARREVQSVNVSRHGDMVFIDIRANAFLHHMVRNISGTLMAVGRGLKPEVWVAELLEGKDRTRAAPTAPASGLYFVNAIYPDECKIQQVELNELLWN, encoded by the coding sequence GTGGAACAAACAGAACAAACCATAAAGGTCGCATTGGGCGTTGAGTATCAAGGTACTCATTATTGCGGCTGGCAACGCCAAAGTCATTGCTTGTCGGTGCAGCAGGAACTTGAGCAGGCGTTGACCCAGATTGCCGATCAGCCGATAGAGTTGTTTTGTGCCGGTCGTACTGATACAGGCGTTCATGCATTAGGTCAGGTAGTGCATTTTGAAACCACTGCTCAAAGACCTTTGAAAGCTTGGGTGCAAGGTGTCAATACCAAGTTGCCGGGTGAAATTCGTGTGGCATGGGCTCAGTTTCAAGAGCCGGAGTTTCATGCCCGTTTTAGCGCGGTTGCCCGTCAATACCGTTATGTGATCTTTAATCGTGATGTTCATTCTGCTGTTTTGCATAATCGTGTTACCTGGGAGCCGCATAGACTTGATGAGCAGGCGATGCATCGCGCTGCCCAAGCCTTGATAGGTGAGCAGGATTTCAGTGCGTTTCGCGCCTCTTCCTGTCAGGCCAGTCATGCGCGCCGCGAAGTCCAGTCGGTAAACGTCAGTCGTCATGGCGATATGGTGTTTATCGATATTCGCGCCAATGCCTTTTTGCATCATATGGTGCGTAATATCAGCGGCACCTTGATGGCGGTTGGCCGTGGTCTGAAGCCTGAGGTTTGGGTGGCTGAACTGCTAGAAGGTAAAGATCGGACTCGGGCGGCGCCGACGGCGCCGGCAAGTGGGCTTTATTTTGTTAATGCGATTTATCCTGATGAATGTAAGATTCAGCAGGTTGAATTAAACGAACTGCTGTGGAACTAA
- a CDS encoding phosphoribosylanthranilate isomerase, protein MSCRTRVKICGITRLQDAQAAICSGADAIGLVFYEPSPRNVAIDQAAQISKALPAFVTKTALFVDASVEYVEQVLAQVDIDLLQFHGDESAEYCRQFNRPYIKAVRMREDTDLEQIADDYNDTSGLLLDAYIPGIPGGTGEQFNWQWVPKDFKKPIILAGGLSAENVGEAIETAAPYAVDISGGVEAQKGIKSADKIQKFMQVVHLANRDMFTAKQTS, encoded by the coding sequence TTGAGCTGTCGTACTCGTGTAAAAATTTGTGGCATTACCCGATTGCAGGATGCGCAGGCAGCGATCTGTTCTGGTGCCGATGCCATCGGCTTGGTGTTCTATGAGCCAAGCCCTCGTAATGTCGCCATAGATCAGGCGGCGCAAATCAGCAAAGCGCTACCGGCATTTGTGACTAAAACAGCACTGTTTGTTGATGCCAGCGTTGAGTACGTCGAGCAGGTTTTGGCTCAGGTCGATATCGATCTATTGCAATTTCATGGCGATGAATCCGCCGAGTATTGTCGCCAGTTCAATCGGCCCTATATCAAAGCGGTACGTATGCGAGAGGACACCGATCTTGAACAGATTGCTGACGATTATAATGATACTTCGGGCCTGCTGTTGGATGCCTATATTCCGGGTATTCCAGGAGGTACGGGGGAGCAGTTCAATTGGCAGTGGGTGCCAAAGGATTTTAAAAAGCCCATTATTCTCGCCGGTGGTTTGAGTGCCGAGAATGTTGGTGAAGCCATCGAGACGGCCGCGCCTTACGCCGTGGATATCAGTGGCGGTGTTGAAGCGCAAAAAGGCATTAAAAGTGCCGATAAAATTCAAAAGTTTATGCAGGTTGTGCATTTGGCAAATCGTGACATGTTCACGGCTAAGCAAACAAGTTAA